In Desulfurispira natronophila, one DNA window encodes the following:
- a CDS encoding ExbD/TolR family protein, translated as MNFIPKRPSQLIINLTPMIDVVFLLLIFFMVTTTFDPSGGVDVNLPKGETTTERTSPLEVVITQDGEYFYQGDSVDMSAIVEVIRSGSYPSIVIMADEEARHGKVVAIMDAAKAHGIEQISIATVVEE; from the coding sequence ATGAACTTTATACCCAAGCGACCTTCCCAGCTGATCATTAACCTCACACCTATGATTGATGTAGTGTTTCTGCTACTCATTTTTTTCATGGTAACCACTACTTTTGATCCTTCTGGTGGCGTGGACGTGAACCTGCCCAAAGGTGAAACTACAACCGAGCGCACATCGCCTCTAGAGGTAGTTATTACCCAAGATGGGGAGTACTTTTACCAAGGGGATTCGGTGGACATGTCAGCGATCGTAGAGGTTATTCGCAGTGGAAGCTATCCGTCCATTGTAATAATGGCCGATGAAGAGGCACGACATGGTAAGGTTGTGGCAATAATGGATGCTGCCAAGGCCCATGGTATTGAGCAAATATCCATCGCTACGGTAGTAGAGGAGTAG
- the map gene encoding type I methionyl aminopeptidase, protein MRNQSVPQIRLYSRSEIASIEKSARLAAQILQDIEPQVVPGVSTESLDQQCAEAISSAGAIAAPLNYRGFPKHICTSVNNVVCHGIPSKDEILQEGDIVNIDITVILDGYHGDTSRTFLVGDTSNSTSIFVKRVESAMLRGIEAVEAGRRFNVIGDAIEKYVKKFGYSVVREYCGHGIGENFHEEPAVLHYSAKNPLPFLENGMVFTVEPMINQNRNWRTVLDPQDRWTARTCDGALSAQFEHTIAIESGKARILSLPT, encoded by the coding sequence ATGAGGAATCAATCAGTGCCACAGATACGGCTCTACTCCCGATCTGAAATAGCATCTATAGAAAAGTCCGCCCGTCTGGCGGCGCAGATATTACAAGACATAGAACCCCAAGTTGTTCCAGGAGTCAGCACAGAATCATTGGATCAGCAGTGCGCCGAGGCCATCAGCTCAGCCGGAGCCATAGCGGCACCACTTAACTACCGTGGTTTTCCAAAACATATATGTACCTCCGTTAACAATGTGGTCTGTCACGGCATTCCCAGTAAAGATGAGATTCTACAAGAGGGTGATATAGTCAATATCGACATTACCGTTATATTAGATGGCTATCACGGCGACACCTCTCGCACTTTCCTGGTAGGTGATACAAGTAATTCTACTAGCATTTTTGTAAAGCGGGTTGAGAGTGCTATGTTGCGAGGCATTGAGGCGGTGGAGGCAGGACGTCGTTTCAACGTTATTGGTGATGCTATTGAAAAATACGTTAAAAAGTTTGGCTATTCAGTCGTGCGTGAATACTGTGGACATGGCATAGGTGAAAACTTCCACGAGGAGCCAGCAGTTCTTCACTATAGCGCCAAGAACCCTTTGCCATTTTTGGAAAATGGTATGGTATTTACCGTTGAGCCTATGATCAATCAGAATCGTAACTGGCGCACAGTTCTGGATCCGCAAGACCGATGGACAGCGCGCACCTGCGATGGTGCCCTTTCTGCGCAATTTGAGCACACTATAGCTATTGAAAGCGGCAAAGCTCGTATTCTCAGTTTACCCACGTGA
- a CDS encoding MotA/TolQ/ExbB proton channel family protein, with product MIDSLLHYFSLGGFYIMTPIFLCSVFSIAIILEKLLTLRTSLVLNPQLIGKIKRSLAAGNIDEAARFCQEKNTPMTRIILAGLETGGETARNRIMDTGKLEALRLQRYLTTLGTIANISPLFGLLGTVSGMIKVFFTIQHQGLGQAQAMAGGISEALVTTAFGLIVAIPALAAHNYFEAKAQKLVTHMEKHASDVAGML from the coding sequence ATGATCGATTCTCTTCTCCACTATTTCTCTTTGGGGGGCTTCTACATTATGACCCCCATCTTTCTGTGCAGTGTTTTTTCCATAGCTATCATTTTGGAAAAGCTATTAACTCTGCGCACAAGTCTGGTGCTCAACCCCCAGCTCATAGGAAAGATCAAGCGCTCCCTGGCAGCAGGTAATATTGACGAAGCCGCCCGATTTTGCCAGGAGAAAAACACCCCTATGACTCGCATCATTCTGGCAGGGCTTGAAACCGGAGGAGAAACGGCTCGTAATCGCATCATGGACACTGGAAAACTTGAAGCTCTGCGACTACAGCGCTACCTTACTACCTTGGGTACCATTGCTAACATATCACCACTATTTGGCCTTTTAGGCACTGTCAGTGGCATGATCAAGGTTTTCTTCACCATACAACACCAGGGCCTGGGACAGGCTCAGGCAATGGCTGGTGGCATTTCTGAAGCCTTGGTCACAACAGCTTTTGGCCTTATAGTGGCAATACCCGCCTTGGCAGCTCACAATTATTTTGAGGCCAAAGCCCAGAAACTGGTAACCCATATGGAGAAGCACGCATCTGATGTTGCGGGGATGCTATGA
- a CDS encoding tetratricopeptide repeat protein, translated as MAKIFFAIFLITICSTASSLANDTLPPVELDRVQVGVVIKPDTIVTPLFVPQTQPPGMNIMAVELDDYTESAELMRRPLEYQVLVERPGGCLFSSRFGAAVGAAMSDEGKIRAARLHYTTGNYQQAINVLEKVGSSSAHYPISLYLQALSWKEKDNLEKSDELFGRAARSSSPEVAAESSLALAISRYNQADMEYIKMVERYIQIRSDAAMPPVPRLLHQIALYDQGDFQSSIEAARHLESTSVEPTSMYFKAHAFERVQQPEKALESYYAAYELGVDAALNHIIHLEFEDRNDEAVVKLAQERLDLVNDTIARYSTISSVRLGNQEKAKYWHGRIISAPLKAATAYDAYIASQDQSLRDHFAQSLVRHTTFEHRNEAYLLLAEHYLNTGRYQESLRQALEHIVVSSLSRENRRAYYLFTLINHNQLEQYREAQNTIAAGRDIFNPDIPHYDLWVYESAKTALLIGNLERASQLYDAVGSDSTYYPSARFHRANLLTLRERYKEAEKIYKELIELNFRPEDVRIQLAILYNNWGKFKLTLETVDESTGPGVQQRGHALLKLGRFSEAIRSYYLCRQHFHRQTEEHLECTYFQALSSFNNDDYHRAIIVLENYFDEFQASPIYRERAIRLVGDAYYNEGNYDRAQEYYQQIANERYHSGYFSSLMMQNQVEDVREYVEQHSESMSRQERQNAHVYLSRRYIELGDLDQAQEYALQVGNEDAIVGFVRHLVEHGNHQQALNVAGDHHDQFPSLRYYMGLAHYRQGNYNESLRHMRAMVDHSQYKSDALHYGVQASLQVQRPDVMLLMLEAEETNNPQHLAQALPILMEQEDIDGTRQISRALLFTYTSHRDLAGYAFAWSFESSDPERAIVEYLKVTYLHQRSPYVRRSYERLYELYQQTGQPERAAALQERKNQGANQ; from the coding sequence ATGGCCAAGATTTTTTTTGCTATCTTTCTGATCACCATTTGCTCAACAGCGTCATCACTGGCCAATGACACTTTACCACCGGTTGAGCTTGATCGAGTACAGGTAGGAGTAGTAATCAAACCGGACACTATAGTTACTCCGCTTTTTGTTCCACAGACACAACCACCCGGGATGAATATAATGGCCGTAGAGTTAGATGACTACACGGAAAGTGCTGAACTTATGCGCCGACCTTTGGAATACCAGGTGCTGGTAGAGCGTCCAGGTGGATGCCTCTTTTCATCACGCTTTGGTGCTGCCGTTGGTGCTGCCATGAGTGACGAAGGAAAAATACGGGCTGCCCGGCTCCACTATACTACCGGCAATTATCAGCAGGCGATAAATGTCTTAGAGAAAGTAGGGAGCTCTTCAGCCCACTACCCTATATCACTTTACTTACAAGCATTATCATGGAAGGAAAAAGACAACCTGGAGAAATCAGATGAATTATTTGGCCGTGCCGCTCGTTCATCATCGCCGGAAGTAGCAGCAGAGTCCTCACTGGCTTTGGCTATCAGTCGATACAATCAGGCAGATATGGAATATATAAAAATGGTTGAACGCTACATTCAGATTCGCTCTGATGCTGCAATGCCACCAGTACCTCGCCTGCTGCATCAAATAGCCCTCTATGACCAAGGTGACTTTCAATCATCTATAGAGGCAGCTCGTCATTTAGAATCCACTTCTGTAGAGCCCACCTCCATGTATTTTAAGGCACACGCCTTTGAGCGCGTTCAGCAGCCTGAAAAAGCTCTGGAGTCCTACTATGCTGCCTATGAGCTTGGGGTTGATGCAGCCTTGAACCACATAATTCACCTGGAGTTTGAGGATAGAAATGACGAAGCGGTTGTGAAACTGGCACAGGAGCGGTTGGATTTGGTAAATGACACTATCGCGCGCTATAGCACTATTAGCTCTGTACGACTAGGTAATCAAGAAAAAGCGAAATACTGGCATGGACGCATCATATCAGCACCGTTGAAAGCAGCTACGGCATATGACGCGTACATAGCCAGTCAAGATCAAAGTCTTCGAGATCACTTTGCCCAATCACTGGTGCGCCATACCACCTTTGAGCACCGCAATGAAGCTTACCTGCTGCTGGCTGAGCACTATCTGAACACAGGTCGATACCAAGAATCCTTGCGTCAAGCCCTTGAGCATATTGTCGTCAGTTCGTTGAGTCGGGAGAATCGCCGCGCCTACTACCTCTTCACCCTTATTAATCATAATCAACTGGAACAGTACCGTGAGGCACAAAACACCATAGCTGCAGGGCGTGACATATTTAACCCTGACATCCCACACTACGACCTGTGGGTTTACGAAAGTGCCAAGACAGCTTTGCTCATTGGAAACCTGGAACGAGCTAGCCAGCTTTATGATGCCGTAGGTAGTGATTCAACTTACTATCCCAGTGCGCGCTTTCACCGTGCTAACCTTCTTACACTGCGGGAGCGCTACAAAGAGGCAGAGAAAATATACAAAGAGTTGATAGAGTTGAACTTTCGTCCTGAAGATGTCCGCATCCAACTGGCTATTCTCTACAATAACTGGGGCAAATTTAAGCTGACGCTGGAGACAGTAGATGAATCTACTGGCCCTGGTGTCCAGCAGCGGGGACACGCTCTATTAAAACTTGGACGATTCTCTGAAGCCATCCGCTCCTACTATCTCTGTCGCCAACACTTCCATCGACAGACAGAAGAGCACCTAGAGTGTACATACTTTCAAGCACTTTCATCCTTCAATAACGATGACTACCACCGTGCCATTATCGTCCTTGAGAATTACTTTGATGAATTTCAGGCAAGTCCAATTTATCGGGAGAGGGCGATTCGCCTGGTCGGTGATGCATATTACAACGAGGGTAACTACGACCGTGCCCAAGAGTACTATCAGCAAATTGCCAACGAACGTTACCACAGTGGCTACTTCAGTAGCCTGATGATGCAGAATCAAGTAGAGGATGTGCGCGAGTACGTGGAACAACACTCTGAGTCCATGAGTCGACAGGAGCGTCAAAACGCCCACGTCTATCTTAGTCGTCGCTATATTGAGCTAGGTGATCTTGACCAAGCTCAGGAATACGCCCTGCAAGTAGGGAATGAGGATGCTATTGTCGGATTTGTACGTCACCTGGTAGAGCACGGAAATCACCAGCAAGCACTAAATGTCGCTGGAGATCACCACGATCAATTTCCTTCCCTTCGGTACTACATGGGACTTGCTCATTACCGGCAAGGAAACTATAACGAGTCACTGCGTCACATGCGCGCTATGGTTGATCACTCTCAGTATAAAAGTGATGCCCTGCACTATGGGGTTCAAGCATCACTTCAGGTTCAGCGGCCAGATGTGATGTTATTGATGCTGGAAGCGGAAGAGACCAATAATCCGCAGCACCTTGCCCAGGCTCTGCCCATCCTGATGGAACAGGAAGATATTGACGGCACTCGACAAATTAGTAGAGCCTTGCTTTTTACTTATACTAGCCATCGGGACCTGGCAGGATATGCCTTCGCTTGGTCATTTGAGTCAAGTGATCCAGAGCGTGCCATAGTTGAATACCTTAAGGTTACCTACCTCCATCAGCGCTCCCCTTATGTTCGCCGTTCCTATGAGCGACTCTATGAACTTTATCAACAAACCGGACAGCCTGAGCGTGCTGCCGCATTACAAGAGCGAAAAAATCAAGGAGCCAATCAATGA